One Gloeothece verrucosa PCC 7822 DNA window includes the following coding sequences:
- a CDS encoding HMA2 domain-containing protein, with translation METASIGIILSILSAAATAVWTVWTWSEEQEKQREQKRDQISALYVNPFLLAAEELQRRLYDIVNGQELKINEQKYLDQQEASYFEALELLYVIFKFFGWQWYIYRYGPYTRDKKAIALGRKISETFANRTNFTDEAFRFSFAEQRSLGQMFVKPFISIDNIYPELEAIPLYEFETQITEAKNQNTPLYQNIAITLQAIQKAKSLNELEGRERLKQIQDYLVDLLIYLEGQEGFSVTLQPRPRAISIERNLKQLQHMGNTPTIIHQTEGRMRLRIPRLHKDSAYAELLQTRMKSLTGVQRVTINVQACSMTINYAPTLPEREFEQMVLEALQHIK, from the coding sequence ATGGAAACAGCATCAATCGGAATCATCTTATCAATCTTGTCAGCAGCAGCCACAGCCGTATGGACAGTGTGGACTTGGTCAGAGGAGCAGGAAAAGCAAAGAGAACAAAAACGAGATCAGATCTCGGCTTTATACGTCAATCCCTTTCTTTTAGCCGCCGAGGAATTACAACGCCGACTGTATGATATTGTCAATGGGCAAGAGTTAAAGATTAACGAGCAAAAATATCTGGACCAACAAGAAGCGAGTTACTTCGAAGCCTTAGAATTGCTTTATGTTATCTTTAAATTCTTTGGCTGGCAATGGTACATCTATCGCTATGGACCCTACACTAGAGATAAAAAAGCGATCGCCCTGGGCCGGAAGATTTCAGAAACGTTTGCCAACCGCACAAATTTTACTGATGAGGCTTTCCGCTTTTCTTTTGCTGAACAGAGATCGCTGGGGCAAATGTTTGTCAAACCTTTTATCAGTATAGATAATATTTACCCTGAATTGGAAGCTATCCCACTCTATGAATTTGAAACACAAATCACCGAGGCAAAAAATCAAAACACACCTTTGTATCAAAATATTGCTATCACTCTTCAAGCTATCCAGAAAGCCAAATCGCTTAACGAATTAGAAGGACGAGAGCGGCTCAAACAAATACAAGATTACTTAGTTGATCTTTTAATTTATTTAGAAGGTCAAGAGGGCTTTTCGGTGACTTTGCAACCCCGCCCAAGAGCCATCTCTATAGAGCGCAACTTGAAGCAATTGCAACACATGGGAAATACTCCCACCATTATTCATCAAACAGAAGGGCGAATGCGGCTGCGAATTCCTCGTTTACATAAAGATTCAGCTTATGCCGAACTCCTACAAACCCGAATGAAATCTTTAACGGGTGTGCAAAGAGTGACGATTAATGTACAGGCTTGTTCAATGACGATTAACTATGCTCCTACCTTACCCGAAAGAGAGTTTGAGCAGATGGTTCTAGAAGCCCTTCAACACATAAAATGA
- a CDS encoding DUF99 family protein, with translation MRFNLTANKLAESRFLFDLKIRTIRAPVLPTVVGVVCAATRFEGMVCTQIQADGWDATDQLSQLLLAGKFLPQLHLILLDGICLGGFNVINLALLSQRLNRPCVALMRRMPNFEKIEAALKRLPQAEKRLEIMRQAGVIHPYPPFYFQVCGETPEVIAQVLARITDRGNVPEALRLAHLIGAAIIKGESGRQA, from the coding sequence ATGCGGTTTAATTTAACGGCTAATAAATTAGCCGAGTCGCGCTTCCTCTTCGATTTAAAAATACGAACGATACGCGCTCCCGTATTACCTACGGTGGTAGGAGTGGTTTGTGCGGCGACAAGGTTTGAAGGGATGGTTTGCACGCAAATACAAGCGGATGGTTGGGATGCAACTGATCAGTTATCTCAACTACTTTTAGCAGGTAAGTTTCTGCCGCAATTACATTTAATTCTATTAGATGGAATATGTTTGGGGGGATTTAATGTGATTAATTTAGCCTTATTATCCCAGAGATTAAACCGTCCCTGTGTGGCCCTTATGCGGCGGATGCCAAATTTTGAGAAAATTGAAGCCGCCCTTAAACGACTTCCACAAGCCGAAAAACGCTTAGAAATTATGCGGCAGGCAGGAGTTATTCATCCATATCCCCCGTTTTATTTTCAAGTTTGTGGAGAAACGCCAGAAGTTATTGCTCAAGTTTTAGCGAGAATAACTGATCGAGGAAATGTCCCAGAGGCTTTGCGGTTAGCTCATTTAATTGGTGCGGCTATTATTAAGGGAGAAAGTGGACGACAAGCGTAA
- a CDS encoding PEP-CTERM sorting domain-containing protein, whose protein sequence is MENESVNFNLSSTIALFGAVGIAATSVIGTPTSAQAGVLSISGAPVTAVATGLQDPSGNYITTFDFGKFGSGPNPVGTGQFLVTAGDGIFSAYDPLPFTVGTIKDVPPFPAPIGTTVANFLQLPGTSFDLQSIDSVAYTYTNNGVNVSFGVTGLFLYNQGIKHKGFGTFGAEITFPVNGISNKAQFEKFLKTQGASITIQSWSANLTDVPEPLTMLGAGAALGFGGFFKRKLANKQEK, encoded by the coding sequence ATGGAGAATGAAAGCGTGAATTTTAATCTTTCAAGTACAATAGCTCTATTCGGGGCTGTAGGGATTGCCGCCACTAGCGTAATTGGAACTCCCACATCAGCCCAGGCAGGAGTTTTATCTATCTCTGGTGCGCCTGTAACGGCGGTAGCTACTGGACTGCAAGACCCCAGTGGTAATTACATTACCACTTTTGACTTTGGTAAATTCGGCTCTGGTCCTAACCCTGTAGGAACAGGTCAGTTCCTGGTTACTGCTGGTGACGGAATCTTCAGTGCTTATGATCCCCTTCCTTTTACCGTCGGTACCATTAAAGACGTTCCTCCTTTCCCTGCACCGATCGGTACAACAGTAGCTAACTTCCTCCAATTACCCGGTACTAGCTTTGATCTACAGAGCATCGACAGCGTTGCCTATACTTATACTAACAACGGCGTTAATGTTTCCTTTGGGGTAACAGGGCTATTTCTATATAACCAAGGTATTAAACACAAAGGATTTGGAACCTTTGGCGCGGAAATCACTTTCCCCGTTAATGGAATTAGCAATAAAGCTCAGTTTGAAAAATTCTTGAAAACTCAAGGTGCTTCAATTACTATTCAATCTTGGTCTGCTAACTTAACGGATGTTCCTGAACCCTTGACCATGTTAGGTGCTGGTGCGGCTTTAGGCTTTGGCGGTTTCTTCAAGCGCAAACTGGCTAACAAACAAGAAAAATAA
- a CDS encoding PEP-CTERM sorting domain-containing protein — protein MYCLKQLFFNWQGLSLGLLSSLSLGLLMSLPAQASSLSLSFIGQSTLPTATQYGNTLVGGLSGITYNPNLNTFYAISDDRSQNNPARFYTATLDINQFNASGLNNGVTFTGVTFLKQPNGQTFAPLSLDPEGIALVGSTVYVSSEGEVSTTRIIDPFVNQFSLATGQQIQALPIPAQFIPAPKSPPPTTSGVRNNLALESLTVTPDQKYLFTASENALVQDGPPATIHNGTPSRILQYDLTTGQAVAQYLYNTEPVALAPNPSDAFNTNGLVDLLALDNSGQHFLALERSFSAGAIGTPGNTGNTIKIFEVSLEGATNISGYSSINGVNGIVAAQKTLVFDLTSLGIPIDNVEGLTFGPNLPNGARSLILISDNNFSPTQFTQFLAFEVRPAAVPEPLTLLGAGCAMGFGALFKGKMSQKEK, from the coding sequence ATGTACTGTCTAAAGCAACTATTTTTCAACTGGCAAGGGTTAAGTTTAGGATTATTGAGTAGCCTTTCTTTGGGCTTACTAATGTCTTTGCCGGCGCAAGCTTCTTCCCTATCTTTAAGCTTTATTGGTCAGTCGACTTTACCTACGGCAACCCAATATGGAAACACGCTAGTAGGGGGCTTATCAGGCATTACTTACAATCCCAATCTTAATACTTTTTACGCGATTTCTGATGATCGCAGTCAGAATAATCCCGCTCGTTTTTATACTGCCACTTTAGATATCAATCAATTCAATGCTAGTGGGCTAAATAACGGCGTGACTTTTACAGGCGTAACTTTTCTCAAACAACCTAATGGGCAAACCTTTGCTCCTTTGAGCCTTGATCCAGAAGGGATTGCTTTAGTTGGTTCAACGGTTTATGTCTCTTCTGAGGGGGAAGTTTCTACCACTCGCATTATCGATCCTTTTGTTAATCAATTCTCTTTAGCCACTGGACAACAAATTCAAGCTTTACCCATTCCTGCTCAATTTATCCCAGCACCTAAATCTCCCCCCCCAACCACAAGCGGCGTTCGTAATAATTTAGCCTTAGAAAGCTTAACCGTTACTCCTGATCAAAAATATCTATTTACCGCTTCTGAAAACGCGCTAGTTCAAGATGGCCCCCCGGCAACTATCCATAATGGGACTCCTTCGCGTATCCTACAGTACGATTTAACCACAGGACAAGCAGTTGCTCAGTACCTTTACAATACCGAACCGGTGGCTTTAGCGCCTAATCCTAGTGATGCTTTTAATACTAATGGATTAGTGGATTTACTCGCTTTAGACAATAGCGGCCAACATTTCCTCGCTTTGGAGCGTTCTTTCTCAGCAGGAGCCATAGGAACCCCCGGCAATACAGGCAATACAATTAAAATTTTTGAAGTGTCTTTAGAAGGCGCAACTAATATTAGTGGGTATTCCAGTATTAATGGAGTTAATGGGATTGTCGCGGCTCAAAAAACTTTAGTGTTTGATTTGACTAGCTTGGGCATACCCATTGATAATGTTGAAGGCTTAACCTTTGGCCCAAATCTGCCTAATGGAGCGCGATCACTGATTCTAATTAGTGATAATAACTTTAGCCCTACCCAGTTTACTCAATTTCTGGCTTTTGAGGTTCGTCCTGCGGCTGTTCCTGAACCTTTAACCCTCCTAGGTGCAGGATGTGCTATGGGTTTTGGCGCTTTGTTTAAAGGAAAGATGTCTCAAAAAGAAAAATAA
- the iscB gene encoding RNA-guided endonuclease IscB, protein MGWLAPSLQHRVETTLTWVNKIIKFAPITGISTELVRFDTQAIQNPEISGVQYQQGELAGYEVREYLLEKWGRQCVYCNIKDVPLEIEHIVARSKGGSDRVYNLTIACQKCNQLKGNQDIKNFLSSKPNLLNKILKQAKQPLNDAAAVNSPRWALFNKLKEMGLPVETGTGGRTKYNRYRLNLEKRHFIDAGCVGNIEGLKLLTKQPLLIQATGHGNRQMCGTDKFGFPIRHRTNQKVWWGFKTGDLVKAEVPKGKFAGSWIGRISVRSRPSFKLNSTEIFDVHPKYLKAIHKADGYNYAV, encoded by the coding sequence ATAGGTTGGCTTGCTCCTAGTCTCCAACACAGAGTAGAAACTACTCTAACTTGGGTAAACAAAATTATTAAGTTTGCTCCTATTACTGGAATTTCAACCGAGCTTGTTAGATTTGACACACAAGCAATTCAAAACCCAGAAATCTCAGGAGTCCAGTACCAACAGGGGGAATTAGCAGGTTATGAGGTTCGAGAATACTTGTTAGAAAAATGGGGACGACAATGTGTTTACTGTAATATTAAAGATGTTCCGTTGGAGATTGAGCATATTGTCGCTCGTTCAAAAGGAGGTTCAGATAGAGTTTATAACCTGACAATCGCTTGTCAAAAATGCAATCAATTAAAAGGTAATCAAGACATAAAAAATTTTTTGAGTAGTAAGCCTAACTTACTTAATAAGATCTTAAAACAAGCCAAACAACCATTAAACGATGCTGCTGCCGTAAATTCTCCTAGATGGGCATTATTTAACAAACTTAAAGAAATGGGATTACCCGTTGAAACAGGAACAGGAGGTAGAACTAAATATAACAGATATAGATTAAACCTAGAAAAACGCCATTTTATTGATGCTGGATGCGTCGGAAATATTGAAGGCTTAAAGTTATTAACAAAACAACCTTTGTTAATTCAAGCAACAGGACACGGAAATAGACAAATGTGCGGAACGGACAAATTCGGGTTTCCTATTCGTCACCGTACCAACCAAAAAGTTTGGTGGGGATTTAAAACTGGAGATCTAGTCAAAGCCGAAGTGCCAAAAGGAAAGTTTGCTGGCAGTTGGATAGGGAGAATTTCGGTTCGTTCTCGTCCAAGTTTTAAGTTAAACTCAACGGAAATTTTTGATGTCCACCCTAAATATTTAAAAGCAATTCATAAAGCAGATGGTTATAATTATGCGGTTTAA
- the glgA gene encoding glycogen synthase GlgA, with protein sequence MYIVQIASECAPVIKAGGLGDVVYGLSRELEIRENCVEIILPMYDCMRYDQIWGMHEAYRDLWVPWYGGAIHCSVFCGWVHGRLCFFIQPHSGDNFFNRGCYYGCLDDYMRFAFFSKAAMEFLHKSNKRPDIIHCHDWQTGLIPVMLYEMYKWHGMWNQRVCYTIHNFKHQGVAGADALWGTGLNNDAYYYNYDRLLDNFNPTAINFMKAGIVYSNYVNTVSPHHAWEARYENEGCGLGHTLNMHHYKFGGILNGIDYNIWNPEVDHLIPFNYGIENFKDKILNKKALRERLLLRESDKPLIAYIGRLDQQKGVHLVHHAIYYALSRGAQFVMLGSATEPSINNWFWHEKGFLNNNPDVHLEIGFNEELAHLIYAGADMIIVPSNYEPCGLTQMIGLKYGTVPIVRGVGGLVNTVFDRDHDKLHPPEERNGYVFFQTDNRALESAMDRAIGLWEQYPDEFRKLALQGMNYDYSWNNPGQKYQEIYEYIRHR encoded by the coding sequence ATGTATATAGTACAAATAGCTTCTGAATGCGCCCCTGTAATTAAAGCAGGGGGTTTAGGAGACGTAGTTTATGGGCTTTCCAGGGAGTTAGAAATCCGAGAAAACTGTGTGGAGATTATACTACCCATGTACGACTGCATGAGGTATGACCAAATCTGGGGGATGCACGAAGCTTACCGGGATTTGTGGGTACCTTGGTATGGCGGAGCGATTCATTGTTCTGTGTTCTGTGGTTGGGTGCATGGACGCTTATGCTTCTTTATTCAGCCGCACTCGGGGGATAATTTCTTTAATCGGGGTTGTTATTATGGCTGTCTAGACGATTATATGCGCTTTGCTTTCTTTAGTAAGGCAGCAATGGAATTTTTGCATAAAAGCAACAAGCGCCCTGATATTATCCACTGTCACGACTGGCAAACCGGTTTAATTCCCGTGATGCTCTATGAAATGTATAAATGGCATGGGATGTGGAATCAACGGGTTTGTTACACCATCCACAACTTTAAGCATCAAGGGGTAGCCGGGGCTGACGCGCTTTGGGGAACCGGTTTAAATAATGATGCTTACTACTACAATTATGATCGCCTGCTCGACAATTTTAACCCCACAGCCATCAACTTTATGAAGGCGGGGATTGTCTATTCCAACTATGTCAATACCGTTTCACCTCATCACGCTTGGGAAGCTCGCTATGAGAATGAAGGCTGTGGTTTAGGTCATACCCTCAATATGCATCATTATAAATTTGGCGGTATCCTCAACGGCATAGATTACAATATTTGGAACCCAGAAGTCGATCACTTAATTCCTTTCAACTACGGAATCGAAAACTTTAAAGATAAAATCCTTAATAAAAAAGCTTTACGTGAACGCTTATTACTACGAGAATCTGATAAACCTCTGATTGCTTATATTGGTCGCTTAGACCAACAGAAAGGCGTTCATTTAGTGCATCATGCCATTTACTACGCTCTCTCACGAGGGGCACAATTTGTTATGTTAGGTTCTGCAACCGAACCATCGATTAATAATTGGTTCTGGCATGAAAAAGGCTTTTTAAATAATAATCCTGATGTTCACTTAGAAATCGGATTTAACGAAGAATTAGCGCACCTGATTTATGCCGGTGCTGACATGATTATTGTTCCCAGTAATTATGAACCTTGCGGCTTAACTCAAATGATTGGCCTGAAATATGGAACTGTGCCCATTGTGCGGGGTGTTGGTGGGCTAGTCAATACGGTTTTTGACCGAGATCATGATAAGCTTCATCCCCCTGAAGAACGCAATGGCTATGTATTCTTCCAAACTGATAACCGCGCCCTTGAATCAGCCATGGACCGCGCCATTGGGTTATGGGAGCAATATCCAGATGAGTTCCGTAAATTAGCTCTCCAAGGAATGAATTATGACTATTCTTGGAATAATCCTGGACAGAAATATCAGGAAATTTACGAGTACATCCGTCATAGATAA
- a CDS encoding PEP-CTERM sorting domain-containing protein — protein sequence MNFNLSSTIALFGAVGVAATSIVGTTTSAQAATVVGSISLGGAPVTAVSTGLKDPSGNYITTLNFANFGGTNPAGTGQFVVTDADGIFSSYDPAPIPFAIGTIKDLPPFPTPVTAITNFLKLNLPKSTTFDLNGINSVTYTPSGNGVNVSFGVTGIFKQGSSQYQGVGTFGAEITFPVRVTNPVGNIRNLAQFNQFLASSNRSITVRSWSANLTASVPEPLTLLGVSTALGFGGFFKRKLANKQEK from the coding sequence GTGAATTTTAATCTTTCAAGTACAATAGCTCTATTTGGCGCTGTAGGGGTTGCCGCCACTAGCATAGTTGGAACTACTACATCAGCCCAGGCAGCAACTGTTGTTGGAAGTATATCCCTGGGTGGCGCACCTGTAACTGCCGTATCTACTGGGCTCAAAGACCCCAGTGGCAATTATATCACCACTCTGAACTTTGCTAATTTTGGTGGAACTAACCCTGCCGGAACAGGTCAGTTCGTTGTTACTGATGCGGATGGAATATTTAGTAGCTACGACCCTGCTCCGATTCCTTTTGCCATAGGCACAATTAAAGACCTTCCTCCTTTTCCTACGCCGGTCACGGCCATTACTAACTTCTTGAAGTTAAACCTCCCGAAATCCACTACCTTCGATCTCAATGGTATTAACAGCGTTACCTACACTCCAAGCGGCAACGGCGTTAATGTTTCCTTTGGGGTAACAGGGATATTTAAGCAAGGTAGTTCTCAATACCAAGGAGTGGGAACCTTTGGCGCGGAAATCACTTTCCCTGTTCGAGTCACCAATCCTGTAGGAAATATTCGCAATTTGGCTCAGTTTAATCAATTCCTTGCCAGTTCAAATCGCTCAATTACTGTTCGCTCTTGGTCGGCTAACTTGACCGCTTCTGTGCCGGAACCTTTAACCCTCTTAGGTGTAAGTACCGCTTTAGGCTTTGGCGGTTTCTTCAAGCGCAAACTGGCTAACAAACAAGAAAAATAA
- a CDS encoding PEP-CTERM sorting domain-containing protein has protein sequence MNFNLSSTIVLFGAVGVAATSIVGTTTSAQAATVVGSISLGGAPVTAVSTGLKDPSGNYITTLNFANFGGTNPAGTGQFVVTDANGIFSSYDPAPIPFAIGTIKDLPPFPPPVITNFLKINLPISTTFDLNSINSITYTPSLNGVNVSFGVTGLFKQGSSQYEGIGTFGAEITFPVRVTNPVGNIGNLAQFNQFLASSNRSITVRSWSANLTAFAVPEPLTLLGVGTALGFGGFFKRKLANKQEK, from the coding sequence GTGAATTTTAATCTTTCGAGTACAATAGTTCTATTTGGGGCTGTAGGGGTTGCCGCCACTAGCATAGTTGGAACTACTACATCAGCCCAGGCAGCAACTGTTGTTGGAAGTATATCCCTGGGTGGCGCACCTGTAACTGCCGTCTCTACTGGGCTCAAAGACCCCAGTGGCAATTATATCACCACTCTGAACTTTGCTAATTTTGGTGGAACTAACCCTGCCGGAACAGGTCAGTTCGTTGTTACTGATGCTAATGGAATATTTAGTAGCTACGACCCTGCTCCGATTCCTTTTGCCATAGGCACAATTAAAGACCTTCCTCCTTTTCCTCCACCGGTCATTACTAACTTCTTGAAGATAAACCTCCCGATCTCCACTACCTTCGATCTCAATAGTATTAACAGCATTACCTACACTCCAAGCCTCAACGGCGTTAATGTTTCCTTTGGGGTAACAGGGCTATTTAAGCAAGGTAGTTCTCAATACGAAGGAATTGGAACCTTTGGCGCGGAAATCACTTTCCCTGTTCGAGTCACCAATCCTGTAGGAAATATTGGCAATTTGGCTCAGTTTAATCAATTCCTTGCCAGTTCAAATCGCTCAATTACTGTTCGCTCTTGGTCGGCTAACTTGACCGCTTTCGCTGTGCCGGAACCTTTAACCCTCTTAGGTGTAGGTACCGCTTTAGGTTTTGGCGGTTTCTTCAAGCGCAAACTGGCTAACAAACAAGAAAAGTAA
- a CDS encoding DUF2267 domain-containing protein, which translates to MPDEVLDKSLPEIDPTEVEDSRAVIPEEHHGFLDKVMRQGGFADPYDARDISELVFRIMRDVMTTEAADRVEGELHEEAFETDEKALQMEVADLWKDSNPLVRFLSRIRPPLRQGPGHWKINSDNFLFRVANEGGLSPSQNREQVVKAVFSATKDELSEERIQEIAGWLPEGAVRELWEQA; encoded by the coding sequence ATGCCAGACGAAGTATTAGATAAAAGCCTTCCTGAAATTGATCCCACAGAGGTTGAAGATTCTAGAGCAGTTATCCCAGAGGAGCATCACGGCTTTCTTGATAAAGTAATGCGTCAAGGAGGATTTGCTGATCCCTATGATGCCAGAGATATTAGTGAACTTGTCTTTCGTATTATGCGAGATGTGATGACCACCGAAGCGGCTGATCGAGTTGAAGGGGAATTACATGAAGAGGCTTTCGAAACTGATGAAAAAGCCTTACAAATGGAAGTTGCTGATCTTTGGAAAGATAGCAACCCGCTTGTGAGATTTCTCAGTCGCATACGTCCACCTTTACGGCAAGGTCCCGGTCACTGGAAAATTAATTCTGATAATTTCCTTTTCCGAGTGGCTAATGAAGGCGGATTATCTCCCTCACAAAATCGGGAACAGGTAGTTAAAGCCGTATTTTCCGCCACTAAAGACGAACTGTCTGAGGAGCGAATTCAAGAAATTGCTGGTTGGCTTCCTGAAGGTGCAGTGCGCGAACTTTGGGAACAAGCTTAA
- the msrB gene encoding peptide-methionine (R)-S-oxide reductase MsrB, with amino-acid sequence MKKRHFLKMSLLAISTAWLSSTLLGTKKAMANSSQKFEVTKTEQEWRKILTPQQFYVLRQQGTERAYSSPLDKQYNKGLYVCAGCALPVFSSETKFNSGTGWPSFYAPIRGAVATSVDKSFLMTRTEVHCRRCGGHLGHVFNDGPPPTGKRYCMNGVALNFKAT; translated from the coding sequence ATGAAAAAACGGCATTTTTTAAAAATGAGTCTATTGGCAATAAGTACAGCCTGGTTATCTTCTACTTTACTTGGAACTAAAAAAGCGATGGCTAATTCAAGCCAAAAATTTGAAGTTACCAAAACCGAACAGGAATGGCGTAAAATTTTAACTCCTCAACAATTTTATGTCTTACGTCAACAGGGAACAGAAAGAGCTTATTCTAGCCCACTGGATAAGCAATACAACAAAGGCCTTTATGTCTGTGCCGGCTGCGCCTTACCGGTATTTTCTTCAGAAACTAAATTCAATAGCGGTACAGGTTGGCCGAGTTTTTATGCTCCCATTAGAGGCGCAGTGGCAACTTCTGTAGATAAATCATTTTTGATGACCAGAACTGAAGTACATTGTCGCCGTTGTGGTGGTCATTTAGGTCATGTCTTTAATGATGGTCCACCACCCACAGGGAAACGTTACTGTATGAATGGCGTAGCCTTAAATTTTAAGGCCACATAA
- a CDS encoding WD40 repeat domain-containing protein, translated as MIGHTTQVNSVAFSPDGETIVSGSHDHTVRLWDAKTGLPKGKPLTGHTDVVMSVAFSRDGKTIVSGSFDKTVRLWDVKTGKAKGKPLIGHTARVMSVAFSPDGQTIVSASEDKTVRLWNAKTGRPQGNPLIGHTKRVNSVAFSPDGQTIVSASEDKTIRLWNAKTRRPQGNSLILPNMFQVNSVAFSPDGKIIVSGSSDGSVQLWDAQTRVPKGKPLTEHTPIISVAFSPDGKRIVSGSYDKTVRLWDASVESLEIACKHLQHHSILATPTTDLAKKVQAICHCTDFSN; from the coding sequence TTGATTGGGCATACGACTCAGGTCAATTCCGTCGCTTTTAGTCCGGATGGAGAAACGATTGTCAGTGGTAGTCATGACCATACTGTGCGTCTGTGGGATGCAAAAACTGGCTTACCCAAGGGAAAGCCCTTGACTGGACACACGGATGTGGTTATGTCCGTCGCTTTTAGTCGGGATGGAAAAACGATTGTTAGTGGTAGTTTTGACAAGACCGTGCGTCTGTGGGATGTCAAAACTGGAAAAGCCAAGGGAAAGCCGTTGATTGGACACACGGCTCGAGTTATGTCCGTCGCTTTTAGTCCAGATGGACAAACGATTGTCAGTGCAAGTGAAGACAAGACTGTCAGGCTGTGGAATGCTAAAACTGGAAGACCTCAAGGGAATCCGTTGATTGGGCATACAAAGCGGGTCAATTCCGTTGCTTTTAGTCCAGATGGACAAACGATTGTCAGTGCAAGTGAAGACAAGACTATCCGGCTATGGAATGCTAAAACTCGAAGACCTCAAGGGAATTCGTTGATCCTACCTAATATGTTTCAGGTCAATTCTGTTGCCTTCAGTCCAGATGGCAAAATCATTGTTAGTGGAAGTAGTGACGGTAGTGTGCAGTTGTGGGATGCCCAAACTAGAGTACCCAAAGGGAAACCTTTAACTGAGCATACGCCTATTATATCTGTCGCCTTCAGTCCGGACGGAAAAAGGATTGTCAGTGGTAGTTATGACAAGACCGTGCGTCTGTGGGATGCTTCTGTTGAAAGTCTTGAAATAGCCTGTAAACATTTGCAGCATCATTCTATTCTGGCCACTCCCACCACTGACCTAGCCAAAAAAGTCCAAGCAATCTGTCACTGCACTGACTTTTCAAATTAA